AAAAAATCAGTCTATTTGAAGCTTTATAACAATTGTAGTTCCTTCATTAGGTTTAGAAGCAATAGCAATCGGATTCAAATTACCAACTTGAAATAAAGCGATACGCTCTTTGGCTAAATTTATTCCTTTTGAAGTGTGCAGTTTATTTAAATTACCCGAAATCATTCCTTTTCCATTATCAGCAACCTCACAAAAAAGACAATTATCTTTCTGTTTAAATGAAAGTATAAGTTCTGGATTTTCTGAATGAGAATCAAATGCATGGACAAATACGTTTTCTACAAAAGGTGGAATTAGCATTGGTGGAATTTCAGTTTCAAACAAATCCAATTCGTCATCAATAATTAATTCAATAGTCACTTGATTTTTAAAACGCATATTCTCAAGTGTAATATAGGATTTCAAATAATCAATTTCATCATCCAATGCAATTCTTTGCTCGGATGAATTATTAAGTGTCTGACGAATTATTTTTGAAAATTCACCCATATACATCAATGCATCATCGGTATTATTGTCAATGATATAATTCTGAATAGAGTTCATAGCATTGAAGATAAAATGAGGATTCATCTGGCTTTGTAATGCTTCCATTTTAGTTTCGGCTAAACGTTTTTGAACTTCGGCTTTTCCTCTTTCTTCGTTTTTTATTCTACGAATTCGATTCAAATAAATAAGATAAGTTCCAATTGAAAAAAAAGCAAAACAACCTAGCAAGAACCACCAAGTTTTCCAAAATGGGGGTGTAATTCTCAAATCAATAGCATTTGGGAAAAACATTTCGCCTGTACCGATGTTCTTACCTTCTAATAATATTCTATACTTTCCATTAGGAACTCCTAGTAATTGTATTCTTCCAATAGATTCAAAATTGCTCCAAGTATTTGTTAATCCAACTATTTTATAACGATAAACATTTTTATCAGAATTAAAAGTATTGTTGGATGAAAAGACAATTTCTATATCATTTTGGTCATAATTAAGTTTTATTTTGTCTTTACCAAAACTGCCCCAACGAACTAAACTATCCAATCTAGCGTAGGATTCTCCATTTACTTTAATCGATGTTATCTTTATCGGAGAGATTCTATTCTTTTTGTTTTTTAAAACTTCATCGATATTCAGCTGAATTAATCCATTATTAGTTGCTACCCATAAATTACCTTTTTTATCCTTTATACAATCATTAAACTGAATATCCGCTAATCCTTCTGATTTATTAATAAGTTTGATGAATTTATTATTCTGTATTACATTGATTCCTTTATTAGTTCCAATAAAGTAAGCTCCTTTTGATTGTTCGACAAAAGAAATAGAACTGCCGTAAATTTCCTTAAAGGGATTATAAGTTTTTAAAATAACGAGACTCTTATCATTCCATTTGGTTATATAAACCCTTCCACTGTTGGTTCCAATGATTAATTGCCCTTTATCATTGATAAGCAAATCTTTGATATTGTTTTCTTTGAACAATCCATTAGCATTTAAGGAATAAAATTTATCATTTTTGAGCAAAAACAATCCTTTTGTTACGGATGCAAACCAAATCAGATTACCGTCTTTGACAATTTTAGTTATGTCTTTTGGAACGGATGAGTTATTGAATGAAAGATTTAAAAAATGAGTCCAATCAAATTTATTAGGCATAAAGAAAATATCCGAATACATACTGCCAAAGTAAACTTGGTCTTTTTTATCAAAAATTATGTGACCTCCATCA
The Flavobacterium sp. 5 DNA segment above includes these coding regions:
- a CDS encoding histidine kinase, with translation MLLFKRNKILVAFLLFLEIVIAQTIPSKNISINDGLPSNDIKCFFKDSRGLMWIGTEAGLCCYDGSAYKVFNETNGLKHDRVWSIAEDENKNIWLSLYGKGLAKYDGKKFTYYDEKDGLVNNSIRKIHYSKKYKCLILATENGLGIYDFKNFKSFQQKTDFGRFQVVGIDEAPNKILITVSYSDVFDLKIQKDIQKSTLEAVFTPPISYSSFVNNSTYFAGNAFHTLFTKNLITQVELKHECPIIWDFAKDDKNNIYCAAWNVIDPNGGLFKYSNNTLTDITKRANIKSTGLWCLFYDKDTQQLWVGSIDNGIYLVDLSRSIKFLEPSYFGLKELQIQELYNDNNNTTWIGAKDYIILLHKDLRYTIFDQTTLWIKLSIYFRQKGINPKTNPVFQRFQQKSGFTSFNIVSDKDGNTWVNTTWGVFCFDKNYAIQFFKFFDGGHIIFDKKDQVYFGSMYSDIFFMPNKFDWTHFLNLSFNNSSVPKDITKIVKDGNLIWFASVTKGLFLLKNDKFYSLNANGLFKENNIKDLLINDKGQLIIGTNSGRVYITKWNDKSLVILKTYNPFKEIYGSSISFVEQSKGAYFIGTNKGINVIQNNKFIKLINKSEGLADIQFNDCIKDKKGNLWVATNNGLIQLNIDEVLKNKKNRISPIKITSIKVNGESYARLDSLVRWGSFGKDKIKLNYDQNDIEIVFSSNNTFNSDKNVYRYKIVGLTNTWSNFESIGRIQLLGVPNGKYRILLEGKNIGTGEMFFPNAIDLRITPPFWKTWWFLLGCFAFFSIGTYLIYLNRIRRIKNEERGKAEVQKRLAETKMEALQSQMNPHFIFNAMNSIQNYIIDNNTDDALMYMGEFSKIIRQTLNNSSEQRIALDDEIDYLKSYITLENMRFKNQVTIELIIDDELDLFETEIPPMLIPPFVENVFVHAFDSHSENPELILSFKQKDNCLFCEVADNGKGMISGNLNKLHTSKGINLAKERIALFQVGNLNPIAIASKPNEGTTIVIKLQID